Proteins encoded together in one Drosophila albomicans strain 15112-1751.03 chromosome 2R, ASM965048v2, whole genome shotgun sequence window:
- the LOC117575021 gene encoding uncharacterized protein LOC117575021: protein MTKLYILIAAVCFLYKTVCSTVLPSDIVKCHFGDSPCIIKSINDVIRKYPKGIPEIGLPPLDATELEDVSVLDSPYRGPIWLTFHMRDNVNKGFNNATVTHIEGFNRDPTIEPIVIKARIPRLVHEATYDMQGQWLILKANTTGKLQSDFQNIHFTLKIKIILEYRNNKRYLKVYELVPVVTLDRWIIWMNDLYKENTDLTIAVNRSFNKNWVEFWNGVEPGLLKAFSLAFTGILNKVLENVAYDDMFLPDFNRTNGSL from the exons ATGACTaagttgtatatattaatCGCAGCTGtctgttttttatataaaactgtGTGTAGCACCGTACTGC CTAGTGATATTGTAAAATGCCACTTTGGAGATTCACCTTGTATTATAAAAAGCATTAATGATGTAATCAGAAAATATCCCAAAGGCATACCGGAGATTGGTTTGCCGCCATTGGATGCAACGGAACTGGAAGATGTTTCTGTGTTGGATTCACCATACCGCGGTCCGATCTGGCTAACTTTTCACATGAGAGATAATGTTAACAAGGGCTTCAACAATGCAACAGTTACCCACATTGAGGGTTTCAATCGAGATCCAACAATAGAACCAATCGTGATAAAAGCTCGCATTCCGCGACTTGTGCACGAAGCAACCTACGATATGCAAGGACAGTGGCTAATACTGAAAGCAAACACAACCGGAAAACTGCAATCTGATTTTCAGAACATTCACTTTACTCTAAAGATCAAGATCATACTGGAATATCGCAACAATAAGCGATATCTTAAAGTGTATGAACTCGTACCCGTAGTCACGTTGGATCG ATGGATTATTTGGATGAATgatttatataaagaaaataccGACTTAACAATAGCTGTAAATCGgtcattcaataaaaattggGTGGAATTTTGGAACGGTGTTGAGCCGGGACTACTGAAGGCATTTTCGTTGGCATTTACTGGTATTCTCAACAAGGTACTGGAGAATGTCGCCTATGACGATATGTTTCTACCCGATTTCAATAGAACGAATGGGTCATTATAA
- the LOC117574925 gene encoding uncharacterized protein LOC117574925 isoform X2, with product MIKSYILIAAAWFLYKAVCSTVLPSDIVKCHFGDSPCIIKSINDVIRRYPKGIPEIGLPPLDATEMEDVSMLDSPYRGPIWLTFHMRDNVIKGFNNATVTHIEGFNRDPTIEPIMIKARIPRLVHEATYDMQEHSLYAQDQDHTGISQQ from the exons ATGATTAAGTCGTATATATTAATCGCAGCTGCCTGGTTTTTATATAAAGCTGTGTGTAGCACCGTTCTGC CTAGTGATATTGTAAAATGCCACTTTGGAGATTCACCTTGTATTATAAAAAGCATTAATGATGTAATCAGAAGATACCCCAAAGGCATACCGGAGATTGGTCTGCCGCCATTGGATGCAACGGAAATGGAAGATGTTTCTATGTTGGATTCACCATACCGCGGTCCGATCTGGCTAACTTTTCACATGAGAGATAATGTTATCAAGGGCTTCAACAATGCAACAGTTACCCACATTGAGGGTTTTAATCGAGATCCAACAATAGAACCAATCATGATAAAAGCTCGCATTCCGCGACTTGTGCACGAAGCAACCTACGATATGCAAG AACATTCACTTTACGCTCAAGATCAAGATCATACTGGAATATCGCAACAATAA
- the LOC117574925 gene encoding uncharacterized protein LOC117574925 isoform X1 — MIKSYILIAAAWFLYKAVCSTVLPSDIVKCHFGDSPCIIKSINDVIRRYPKGIPEIGLPPLDATEMEDVSMLDSPYRGPIWLTFHMRDNVIKGFNNATVTHIEGFNRDPTIEPIMIKARIPRLVHEATYDMQGQLLKLKANTTGKLQSDFQNIHFTLKIKIILEYRNNKRYLKVYEIVPKVTLDRWIIWMNDLYKENTDLTIAINRAFNKNWVEFWNGVEPGLLKAFSVAFTGILNKVLENVAYDDMFLPDFNKSNSSI; from the exons ATGATTAAGTCGTATATATTAATCGCAGCTGCCTGGTTTTTATATAAAGCTGTGTGTAGCACCGTTCTGC CTAGTGATATTGTAAAATGCCACTTTGGAGATTCACCTTGTATTATAAAAAGCATTAATGATGTAATCAGAAGATACCCCAAAGGCATACCGGAGATTGGTCTGCCGCCATTGGATGCAACGGAAATGGAAGATGTTTCTATGTTGGATTCACCATACCGCGGTCCGATCTGGCTAACTTTTCACATGAGAGATAATGTTATCAAGGGCTTCAACAATGCAACAGTTACCCACATTGAGGGTTTTAATCGAGATCCAACAATAGAACCAATCATGATAAAAGCTCGCATTCCGCGACTTGTGCACGAAGCAACCTACGATATGCAAGGTCAGTTGCTAAAGCTGAAAGCAAATACAACCGGAAAACTGCAATCTGATTTTCAGAACATTCACTTTACGCTCAAGATCAAGATCATACTGGAATATCGCAACAATAAGCGATATCTTAAAGTGTATGAAATCGTACCCAAAGTCACTTTGGATCG ATGGATTATTTGGATGAATGATTTGTATAAAGAAAATACCGACTTAACAATAGCTATAAATCGagcattcaataaaaattggGTGGAATTTTGGAACGGTGTTGAGCCGGGACTACTGAAGGCATTTTCGGTGGCATTTACTGGTATTCTCAACAAGGTACTGGAGAATGTCGCCTATGACGATATGTTTCTACCCGATTTCAATAAATCGAATAGCTCAATTTAA